ACTTCTCAACATGAGTTCAGTTTTAGCCTCCAaaacaatatctttttttttaattactgtttTGTGGGTTACTACTCGTTATAACAGCTGTGTTGTTACCATAATACaatgcgaccccccccccttctcttagTCCTTCTTAATGAGGAAGTTCTACTTCAATAATCAAGAAGATGGATtcttcaagaaaacaaaaagaaaggtcGTTCCGCCCTCTCCAATGACTGGTaattaagaaaatgttttaactATAATTCCGAATGATtgagttttgttgttttacaatTATTGTATTAAGTAGAACTtaatttgttccacagtcaaacTATCACCAAACCTTTAACtgacaaaatggatggctgtattaTTTTTCTGTTCATAAATATTGTGTTAAAAGTGGCTGCTTTGAGATCCGAGTTAGCTGAAGTTTTACTTTGGACATGGAACATAAGACTCTATTGTTTAACATGGTGCAGCTGCTTCTTGACTCTCGCAGATCCAAGCATGCTGACAGACATGATGAAAGGAAACGTGACCAATGTGCTTCCCATGATCCTGATCGGAGGCTGGATCAACTGGACCTTTTCTGGATTTGTAACGAGTAATGATTTTTACACTGTGCAGTACTTACtctaattgtgtgtgtgtattctacTAAACCTTCTCTGTCGTTCATGCAGCTAAAGTCCCTTTCCCGCTCACGCTCCGCTTCAAGCCCATGCTGCAACAAGGAATAGAACTGCTGTCACTGGATGCTTCCTGGTAAGGTCAAACATCAGCGATAAAGATTGTGATTGTCATttgttctatgtttttttttttaaacaattcagGGTGAGCTCAGCATCATGGTATTTCCTGAATGTCTTTGGATTGCGAAGCATGTACTCGTTAATCCTCGGCCAGGACAATGGTAATGCATCTATTAATTTGTTGATATAATCTTGTGTGGTGTCCAGATGTGTTTTTTGTAATGCGCTGCTATCCTTCAGGTGCAGATCAGTCAAGGATCATGCAGGAGCAGATGAGTGGGGCTGCCATGGCCATGCCTGCAGACACAAATAAAGCTTTCAAGGTATATaccggttcttttttttttttttttttgtaaatctccTAGAAAGTTTGATATTGCATCTTAAGGTGCTATCCAATTAAATTTAATGTCCACACTCCTCCTCTAGGCTTAATATTCTTTATACATAAATGTTTGTTATACCAACACCTGATTCATATTTCTTGGAGCTTATTGTTATGGTTATGGCGAGTTTACAAAAGCTctcaaagtagctgctgttaagcctcttctaaaaaagagagcactggacgattccatgttagcaagctatagacccttCTCAAATCTTCCGTTcagagccaagattcttgagaaagttatttttaatcaactctgcaatttcttgaatttaaatggactttttgacaaatttcaatcaggtttccgaactcatcacgttacagaatctgctctttgcaaagtgctaaatgatttaaggttgaatactgactcaggaaaggtgtcaattttggtcttgttggatcttaGCGCGggttttgatacggtagatcacaatttactgctaaacaggttagAAACGTGTGTAGGattaaatggaacagtccttaaatggtttaggtcctacctagaGGAAAGGaactactttgtgaccattggaagtgctcggTCTcggcgaatggcaatgacctatggggtccctcaagggtcacttcttggacctctcctgttcagcctgtaaatgatacccttgggtcaaattcttcaaaactttaattttgactaccatagctatgcagatgacacacagttatatttagcagtgtctccagatgactacagttcaattgagatgGCTCGGGAGCTTGCGAGAGGCTGGttgcttgaaaaatagatcttgggttaaagtctgggcacccctgacctaGACTCTCTATCTTTTGAAACCAAAGacaaagtctgaaaccttggtgttctgattgattccgacctgactttcaacaatcatatcaactcaatcacaaaaactgccttctaccatctgcaAAACATATCGCGAGTGAAGtcatgtatgtgtcaagcagaccagaaaaagctcatccatgcttttatctcaagtagacttgactactgtattggttttctgactggactccccaaaaagagtattaaacagctgcagctcattcagaatgctgtagctcgcgttctgacaaaaacaaagcggtcagagcatataactccaatcctaaagtccttgcactggcttccagtgagctttagaatagattttaaagttctgctactggtctatacatcactaaatgatttaggttctgaatacatgaaagaaatgtttacggaatacaaacccaggagagctctgagatcgactgactcaaggtcaaatagtggagcaaacaaagagtccaaagcaaacatggtgaagcagcatttagctattatgctgcacacaaatggaagaagttgccaacagaggtgaggttagcaccaagtgtgaatgtttttagatccaggttgaaaactcttcttttttttctcatgctttttagaatatatccgctttttgatcatattacttgcactata
This portion of the Syngnathoides biaculeatus isolate LvHL_M chromosome 10, ASM1980259v1, whole genome shotgun sequence genome encodes:
- the emc3 gene encoding ER membrane protein complex subunit 3 translates to MAEPELLLDSNIRLWVVLPIVFITFLVGVIRHYVSILLQSDKKLTLEQVSDSQVLIRSRILRENGKYIPKQSFLMRKFYFNNQEDGFFKKTKRKVVPPSPMTDPSMLTDMMKGNVTNVLPMILIGGWINWTFSGFVTTKVPFPLTLRFKPMLQQGIELLSLDASWVSSASWYFLNVFGLRSMYSLILGQDNGADQSRIMQEQMSGAAMAMPADTNKAFKAEWEALELTDHQWALENVEEDLMRMELDFDGMFSKELPTGIF